The Pecten maximus chromosome 12, xPecMax1.1, whole genome shotgun sequence genome includes a region encoding these proteins:
- the LOC117338828 gene encoding nuclear hormone receptor HR96-like — protein sequence MYILLFYYSKHRTIVMTLGHLHFGHAIQLDVSSSSSGAGEVVGNPPVGLLSHDIKPGPSQMATPKSEMDNSLPSSSSSVTDTYSSYHSDKEGSVTNNSPVKKYKKLKHEKYCLVCGDKALGYNFNAVTCESCKAFFRRNALKDQSLKCLFQGNCSIDVRTRRFCPFCRLDKCYQIGMKREMILDDNERKARMQKVSMNRARKQCVQKNFEMDNVVIKDEPLSDPEPEASSSEANANLAEDESNRLPRGPAPPPVHFPNETLDVVIKRDMLPSDPLLYRTLTADEKKLVSDVTMAYKETLASYAVEQHVNQEENYSNLNDIVNNSEVAVRRLIKFVKLLSDFKKLSQENQIAALKACVLNTLLLRSVNFYDVENDAWLTPTGSIPTNILKQATGHNQLHDNHTSYCRSLKAIAQDDEYIMAILQVMIIFRPDGVNLEHRHEVSDLQDKYILLLKHYLESSFSYLHAHIVFSSLLRKFNELQKIGDEHAKIVLQVNASQIEPLMLEVLNLH from the exons GCCATTCAACTGGATGTGAGTTCATCAAGCAGTGGGGCGGGTGAAGTTGTGGGGAATCCACCCGTCGGCCTTCTAAGCCATGACATAAAACCTGGTCCCTCACAGATGGCCACACCTAAATCAGAAATGGACAACTCACTTCCATCAAGCAGTTCTAGTGTGACTGACACATATTCCAGTTACCACAGTGACAAGGAGGGGTCTGTGACGAACAACTCTCCTgtcaaaaaatacaaaaagttaaaacatgaaaaatactGCCTGGTCTGTGGGGATAAAGCCCTAGGATACAACTTCAATGCAGTTACCTGCGAGTCGTGCAAGGCATTTTTTCGACGAAATGCTTTGAAAGACCAG tCACTTAAGTGTTTATTCCAAGGAAACTGCAGTATAGATGTTAGAACCAGACGGTTTTGTCCATTCTGTCGGTTAGATAAATGCTACCAAATCGGGATGAAGAGAGAAATGATACTTG ATGACAATGAGAGAAAAGCACGCATGCAGAAGGTTTCGATGAATCGTGCCAGGAAGCAGTGTGTTcagaaaaactttgaaatggacAATGTTGTCATCAAAGATGAACCGCTTTCAGATCCAGAACCTGAAGCTTCAAGTTCTGAAGCTAATGCAAACCTTGCAGAAGATGAAAGTAACCGCTTACCAAGAGGCCCCGCCCCCCCTCCTGTCCATTTTCCTAATGAGACTCTGGATGTTGTCATCAAACGTGACATGTTGCCCAGTGATCCCCTCCTCTATCGTACTCTCACCGCAGATGAGAAaaaactcgtcagtgatgtaaccATGGCATATAAGGAGACTCTAGCAAGCTATGCTGTCGAGCAGCATGTCAACCAGGAGGAAAACTACTCCAATCTCAACGATATTGTCAACAACTCAGAGGTTGCTGTGCGTCGCTTAATCAAGTTTGTGAAATTATTAAGTGATTTCAAGAAACTAAGTCAAGAAAATCAAATTGCAGCTCTGAAGGCATGTGTGCTTAACACTTTGTTGTTGCGATCTGTCAACTTCTACGATGTAGAAAATGATGCATGGCTTACGCCAACTGGTAGCATTCCAACAAACATACTGAAACAGGCGACCGGCCATAATCAGCTACATGATAATCACACTTCATACTGTCGTAGCCTTAAGGCTATTGCTCAGGATGACGAGTATATTATGGCTATTCTGCAAGTGATGATCATTTTCAGACCTGACGGAGTAAATCTTGAACACCGCCATGAAGTTTCAGACTTGCAGGACAAATACATTTTACTGCTCAAACATTATCTAGAATCAAGTTTCAGTTACCTGCATGCACACATAGTATTTTCAAGTTTGTTGCGTAAATTCAACGAACTACAAAAAATCGGAGATGAACATGCGAAAATCGTTCTACAAGTAAACGCCAGTCAAATTGAGCCTCTGATGCTGGAAGTTCTAAATCTTCATTGA